Part of the Tribolium castaneum strain GA2 chromosome 4, icTriCast1.1, whole genome shotgun sequence genome is shown below.
ATATTTTTTGGTTCAGTTTCAttttaatatagtttttttGTCGTTTCGCATTGAAAGTGCGCAAAAATCGGCTAAACTCACTTCAACTGTCGGTAGTAGGACGAAGAGTTGTGCAAAATTTCCCTCATTCGGAATAACGTAATATCGCCGTATTTCAGCTGAAGGCCGGTTTGCCAAAGCACCCATTCAGCCTTCAAATCTAGCAACTTGACCAGATCTAAATCCTGCGCCACCTCTTTCGggagaataaaaaatgatcgtataatatcaataatagtGTCGTCGGCCAAAATTCGTGAAATAAGTCGTGACCAAAACCCTGACGGGAAGTACGACATTAAAAGCAGTCGGGTGATTGATTGGTCAGTTGACGAACTCGTCACTTGATACTTTGCCTCCTCTTCaatttcttctaaaatttGAGAATAAAACCcccaattttttaacattgacCAAACTGACCACTTTTCGAAGACGAAGTCGAAGGCAAACTCATTTGAAACTTGCCCTGGGCGCCCGTATCCCGGTACAAGACCGATTTTGGCgaaacagttatttttttattcctgattGCCCATCCGCGTGACCTTAGCGGCACTTTAACCTTGACTAAAGGGTGAAATTGGCCGGGGTATAACTGCGCTAGGAGAATATCCTCTTCCGAGGGTAGAAGTGACGGGATTAACAAAGTGCGGGAATCCCAAGTTAGCGCAACTTCGaatttattcaacaaattGACGATATAACCACGCGCATCCATTGGTCCGATACTACTAgctttaaaaatgtgcttgAGATCGTCAAGTTTCATGACACCGGAGCGCGCAAAAGGATTAATCTCACGAATGGTAACAACATGTGCTAACATATCGCACAGCCACTGGGGGTCCAAAAAGTAGAGATCTTTCAAAGTTGCATCGTCGTAATGCAGCAAAACACCTGCCATAACCAtgagaaatgaaaaattaaaaaattaaataagtaccATTATCGTGCAAAAATAAGGTGGCTTGGTGGAGCTCAGCCCAGTCCCTGAACACCCGATTGAACCGTTGCTGCATTTCCGTCGTTACAATAGTCCGGTACTGTTCGGCATTCAGGACCGGGTCAAGCCCATTGACCCGCCGTTCGGCCGCGATGTGATTAACCACATCCTCTAATGCCAAGTACGTGGCCGGTACTTTTTGTTCCAACAACAATTCCTTGCTTCCTGGTGGCCGTAAACTGAACACGGTGTCGTAGATTAAATTACACAGCAACTTCACGTTGTGTCTAGTCCTGCAGCTGATTTCAATCGTGTCCAGAACTCGAGGCAAGCCGCATTTTTCCGCATCAACAATATTGATAAACTTGTCGCGAATTAATTGCTGGTACTCTTCCGAGATGTTAGGGTTACATTCTTGCACCACGTCGTAGTGTGTGCCGACTATGATTACAGGAGAGTTTGGTGCCCGGGCTTGGATGTTAACAAGCCATTGCAAAATCTCGTTGATGCCGCGATGGCCGTCGGTTATTCGCCAAACGACCAAATATAAGCTTCGTTTTGATAAAAAGTACTGATGGGTGGCGTAATATCTGGATTTGAGTGGTAATAAAAGTGGGATTGAGGTGTTTTAACACTTACTCTTTTTGTCCACCAAAATCCCACGTTCTGAAAATTACAGGACCGTGTGATGATTGATTACGGACTTTTTTTTCATACACCCAATCGCCGATATCTACCCCAACTGTTGACATATTTGTGCCTCGAGAGGTTTTTacgttaatatttttgtttcccATGCGTTTGGCCCAGTGCTGAAAATGGGCAACTTTGGGTAACACTTTTCACTTTactcaaaataaatgaattcgTTTTACTTCAAGTGTTTAATGAGTAATTCGTAAATACCCTGACCAGCATTTCTCCtccctttattttttttatttatttaaatacgttaaaatTAACGAATAAATGAATATAAAGCTCcgtaaaaattatattaaactgAGCTGGTCGATTTGAAATACGTATGGAGATGGCTTTAACTTAGAAAACATTAAACCaggaaaaaattttcattgtaTTTTAGTCAAGttcttaaataattatacctagaaaacgttaaaattgtttaatgaAACTTGAATATAACAACAGAATTGTTGTTATATTGTCGTCCACCcaatacaataatttaaaagatgtttgtttacaaaattttggatcAGCCTTTGTTTGCTTTATTTCTCCTTTTGCTGCGATAAGTTACATAAacagattatattttttgttaatgacgATTTATTCATAGTCTTACACAATTAATGatctgtttaatattattcagTTTGTCACTTGCTGTTGTCGTAAACAGACACATTTCTCTATGTTGGAAACATAAACCATGTCGTTTTgtccaattttattttcagtgaTCAGGGCGTGTTTATTTCAGTGcccgttttttaaaatttcgagTGGCTAGTGCTAGTGTGTGCCAATAAAATGGATCTTCCAGGgggaaataaaagaaataatctgGATTAAAGAGTTAGTTTTCTTTACGTGCTTCTTTAAAAAGAtagattaaatttaaaatattttaaattcaaataatgGCACATCGTATTGATttaatatttctttaatttcagtaGGTCCGTTAAAGAAAATGAAGCtagctacaaacggtagcagAAATAGATGCCATAAGGTGACTCCAATTTTTCTTCCTCTTATCATCAAGTGTTACATTATGATTATTTAAGTACAAGtgcagtttggataaaaatgaattacgttgtaaataaaatctagttcaatattaaattattaatttatgaaaatcGGAGAAGTAGCAAACTGGGagcgttaaaaaatatttggttaaCTAGAGGTAACCGAAAATTTAACTGACCTATATGACACCTGAACACGTGCCgtcattgttattaatttttctgtttaattTACACAATCACAAATACTTAgactttttataaataatttttaaaaagcgtGATTAAAcgaaaaagtagaaaattGTCTCAGGAAATATTTGCTGGTCTTGGACTTCACTAGGCTAGACTTAAATTGAGTTTTTCTCGAATGAAAACAAAGTTATTGCGCAGTTTTACCTCTGGCCGTTTCCTCGTTATCCCTTCCTGTCGCAACTGTTCCAACAAGCTCGTTTTCCCAATTCCTTGCACTCCCACTATCATTAATTTCATGCGAGCGTAAGGTCTCGCATCCTCAAGCACCGATTTCAAATAACCCACAATATCCATTGTTTTGTACTTTTTACTATCAATCATCGATTTTAACGGATCTTGTAAAGAACAACCGCGCGTGTTGAGATTCCATAAGCGCGATAGTAGACCCATTTGTGGTGGGAGTTCATTAACGTCTAAAAATACAAACCgagctaattttaaaatatgttcGTGGTATTATAACAAGACAACAAGTGGACGTGTCAATTAAATACTTGCCTAGATTCCCACTTATATTTAGGACGGACAAGTTACTGAGTTCGTTGATATTTATAggaatttctttcaaattattgttactaacATCAAGCATTGATAAATTGGGGAACATCAACCGTGCCTTCCCCGCCGCCGGATTCTAAAAAATCACCCTCAGTAAACCTCTCTACCGCTCAATAGCCACCAAGCTTAAGCTAAATTGCGTTCTCAataacaaattacaaaaacagaaGCTCTGCTCTGTCAAAAACATACCCCCACAACCTTGGAAAAAGATACACAAATAAAGTCATCTTCAAAATGCGTATTAATTTCTTTGCGCTGCACaatcaaaagaaaaacttCGATAATAACACTCTTGGCACCACAACCAAAAATCGGCGCAAACTTACACGTTCGAGATCATCCTCCTCGACAGCACTAACATCCCCATCATCATCCGTACTTAACTGAATCCGGCTCAACTGATTATCGGCCAAAATCAGCGTCCGCAAGCTATCCAACTTCAAGTGTCTTCGGTGCGAACACACCGAATGCAGAACCGTGTTCCGGACCGACCGGCCCGGCTGTCTACGGGCTGACCAAACCATTACCACAACCACACATAAACCACCTCACCAGCAATCCCCGAAACCTTCTCCCTCGACCCCACACTGCTCGCGTAGCACGCAATGTTCGCCAACTCCATCACATCCTGCGCCTCGACTTGCGGCAAACTTGGCCAACAAGTGATCTGATTGTGACTCAAATCCAGCTGTTTCAAAGAACTGGGGTAGCTGGTGATGTGCGACATCGACCTCAGCGAGTTAAAAGCCATGTTCAAACGAGTCAAATTGACCGCCAGGCACGGTAACACCACTGGAATTGATGTAAAAAGGTTGTGGGCCAAGTTGAGGGCCGACAGTTTGGACGACTGCTCAGTCACGGTCTCGTCAGTGTGGAGAATTTGCTCGGTCACTTCGACGTTCTTGCTCCAGATGTGGTGCTTAGCCAGGTCAAATTGACTACAAGCGACGTCACAAAATCACGAGATTAAGTTTTAAACTTACATAAAAGAGCGCTCTTTTTTCCTGTACTTGACGCATTGGCTGTTTTCGTCGCTTGAGAGATACTTGGAGTCCAAGTCAAAGTCGCATCGGACCTCGCTCTCCGAGTCGTGGTCACAATGACTGGACAACTGGCTATCGCTCGAGCTTACGCTCATTTTATCGCACTCCTCTTGCGTCTATAACTCACCAAATTGGGGCAAAATCAGGGACACACTTGACTTACCTCGGACATGTTAGTTGGTAGTTCTTTAAGCAAGTTGAACGAAGCGTTCAATTCCTTCAATTTCGGGGCTAGCCACATATTATACGACAATTGCTGCAACTTATTATTGGACACGACTAGAGTTACCAACGATGGTAACCGAAATATAGCGTCCGGGATGTGATCAAGTCGGTTGTCTTGCAAGTATAACTCCTCCAAGACGGGGCACGAATAATTCAATTCTTCGTTAGCGTTTTTTTTGCGCACACCTTTCTTGGTGGGCGAGGCAACCGGAGTTGGTAATTTCTCGATTTTGTTTTGCCCAATATTCAAGTACCTCAGACTATACAATTGAAACACAGCCAGTGGTATGGACGTTAGGTTGTTGTTAGAGACATCGAGACGTGTAATTGCGTATAAGGCGATGTCGTAGCTTCGGGGATTTTGTTTGAGTTTCTGGTTGAGGTGCAAAGCTGCGTCGGTCAACCACTGGGTGCGTATTTGGGTGAGGTTGCACCGTTGGTTGTGCCAGTTGATCATGGTCGGTGTGTTGGGAAAAAGGGCGCTGTAGGTCAAGTTGGTAACGTTtgagaaaattgtaaattggGACGAGTTCACGTTTTCCGTCATtgcttttttgttgattttgaaCTCAGGGTCCGGGTGGGCTTTTGTCGATAAGAGTTTGGCTGTTAGTGTCTCGTCTTTGTTTTGTACAGCCACCGATAGGGCTTTACATTCGTCGTCTCGGGCGCCGTATTTGAGTAAAAGATCGACTATAGGAACGTCACGGTTGCGACAAGCTTCGACTAAACCGGTCGATTGACCGTAGTTTGAGTCTTCCTCAACGGAACAACAACTCAAATTTTCCAAGTCGTGATAGGCTTTAATCACAGCGTTTGAATTCGCCCCAGCATTCAACAAAGCCAGTGCTATATCGTAGTGCTTGCCTTTAATAGCAGCATGGAGGGCCGTCTCCGTGTTATTATTACAATACATATCAATCCGTAACGGGCAAATCATAGAACTATTCGGGTCaacctaaatattttttgttaatgcaACAAGTAacaagtaaaataatttacatcgCTTTCGCTTGAATTATCCCTCGATAGATTTAATTTGGACAAAATTGACTGAATTCCATCCGAAATGCGACGCTTGGTAGGACTCAAAACCACACTACTTTCAGAAACAGGCGTTACCTCATCGtcctaataaaatttgttaatttaatcaaaCTTAATTGGAGCAAATCAGCCTCACCGCTTGGATTCTAGTagctttaactttaaattttaatatcacaTCTAAAAGTTTCTTATTTCCTACTAAACAAGCCatgtataaaatattttggccAGTGGCGTCTCGCTCATTGATGTCAAAAGGCATAAAATATTCCCACTGTTCGCTGCCATCTCTGCAATTATTGtgggaaaattaataaaatatgcgTGAGATAGGAGTACCTAAATTTGCGCAAAACGTGCGAAGGGTACGGAAAGTGGAAAAGTAGTTCCAACACGTCCACGTGACCATTGATGGCGCTGGCGTGGATCGGGAGCCATCGTTCCACAGTGTGTTGCTAAAAGTAACgtcttactttttaaacactggcaaataaatttcaaaaacagtCCCGAATTGGTACCTGTATGAGTTCGGGAAATCGCAAAAGCAGCATCTCTACAATATCTCTATGTCCATAGTGGCAGGCAATGTAAAGCGGCGAATATTTGGTGACAGGGTGGTACCGGCCATCGGCCCCGTGGTCTAGCAGTACCTTGACGATATCTTTGCACCCCGTCTGGCAAGCTCTGTAATGTTATCTCCCCTTATCAGTAGTACAAGATAAGCAATGTCTTACGTAAATAGTAAAGTACTCGCTCCGCTCGGAGCCATGTTAACAATAAGTTCGGCATCTTTGGACAAAGAGGCCAAAAGTGAAGAAACAGTGGTCACATCTCCCTGGCAGCAGGCGTCCCTAAGCGCTGCATGAATATCAAGTCTCGCTTTTTCTCTCGCATCTAAAACAATGTGttaatcgtttaaaaaaataacagagaTGCGTGCCTAATTCTACGTTAAAATTGCTCAAATCGTCGGTAAAGTAATCACAGGCGTCGAAGGCTAATTCCGGGGATGTGTTGTGTCGTTtgagtttcctcgacattgttatgaacgtaataaaaatacttttataaaaaatagtaaaattcaCAGTTGTATTAAAACAGTCCACATGTCACCACATTTACCCCCTCCGAACAGCTGTTGGTCGCACTAAGGGTGGCTCGGAGAAAATCAATAAGACTGCAAACCGTAACAAGGACGCAACAGTGTAACAAAATCTACGCCCCAATCAATTGAATCTTTGCGGTTGTTGTAAACCGGATTGGAAAATAAACTCTCCTATTACTTACGATTACAGAATGAATAGTGTCGCCCGCTAATTTCCTGTGTTGAACCAGCCCGTGAAATTGAACTTCCtatgtattaataaaatgattaaaattgtCAAGATTAACGCCAAAACGGCGGTGAAAATCCATCTGGCCATTACGACATACAAACTCATTGAATTATCGCGACGGTTACCGTCCGCGGTGCTGTTAATTATTTCGGCTGTTGGAGGCATATACGTACGCGCGCCGAGCGACACTGAATAGAGACATTTTACAAAGTTCAACTCTCGGGAAAAAGCTTTTGATAAAGAATTTTGTTGTGGAATGATGTTGAAAGGTTATCAGTTCGAACAGTTATTCTAATTTTGTTCCGGCAATATTAACGCCACCAAAAATTGAACGTTGTGTTTTAGCAAGTATAATGATTCCCCTTGATAACAAGTGATAAAAACACTCATTTTGATAGTAAAAACCCATTagctaaacaaataaaatacccTCACGTTGGAAGGAATTTTATGGCTTCGTTGGCTGATTTTAGCGCACTGCGcctgtttttgtaaaaataaagttttcaaaaGCGGAAGATGTCtcggaaattaaaattttgtaaacacaTAACTCTCCAACCTGTTGGCAGTGGGCGTCGTATTTTTATATATGATTTACATAATGCGTTTTACGTATAAGCGTCGCGACGTCGATAACATTTTATAGCACTTTACTTGCATGTTGTGTGAATTGAAGTTAAGTGCATTAATAATGCACAACTAAAACAACATTATTCAATACTTTATCGTCAATAGCGAGTCcgttaactaaattaaaattagataACTGCAGCCACGAGAGCCAAAATGACACCTGCTTAGATTAATTTACAAAGTTCATGGAGCAATGAGcctcttttttaaatatacagttATACATACAAATTAAGTacggcttaattttaaaaatggaaaaaatataaaaactagCCTTGTAATTACCAGTTAGTAATTACTGTACTCTGAGCAACAATATTATGACAAAAAtctcgaaataaaaataataattaaacgtagttaaatagataaaattttgcAGTGTTCATATGACTGGATTATGTAATCAAGAATAACCcgaaaaaattctcatttaGTGCCGTACCTTCCTAGGTACTCATCTTAATTAATCCGTTTAAAAAAAGCATAATTAGTAAAATACTTTTACTAATGAATTAATTacatcaatttaaaaaaaatgttttaaaaaatggcttAGTTGATCACACAAACAAAATTGGTAGCAAAATTATTATGTAGAACGAAGtcttaaaaattgtattaagaTTTAATCTTAAGTACAAATAGACActgttttataaaaagaatTGGCTTATCTAATAATTTAAGGTATTTCCGTTAATTTAATTGATAgagatttaatgcaaacaCAAATACAGCATGTAATTCGTGACTTaggcaaattttattaatatgtcTCAAAGTTTACACTTTtgagtaacatttttttattgcgtcttcacttttattttggccaattttatttgttgtgttAATCAGTCACAGTATGTTTAAAATTCCAAAGTAGAgagtttgtataaaaaaatgttatacactaataaaaacaaaagttggAAAGTATTCTTCCGGCttttaaattaatctaaatAATAACTACAAAGTGTTCCAAGACATACaaatacttttaaattaagtcACTCAGAaaatgtacattttttatgtacatTATATTACATAATGTCCTGTTGTACAAGAGTTTATAATCACTGACAATAAGTATTCGTTGAGCAGTATATAACcctgagaaaaaaattgaataggGATTATTTACTTACCCACAGCTTCTTTCAATAGTGTTACACACTTCACATGCCCCGCTTTTTCAGCCAGATCGAGAGCACTCATTCCATTCGCATCCAGAATTTGAATATCTGAATCATGCTGCAGTAAAATTGAGACATTACTGTTATGCCCATGTTCGGCACTTAAATGCAAAGGAATCTAAAACGAGAGCAATTATTTTCCTACAActgctaaaattaattaaaaacaaaccttCTGGTCGCCTCTTGGGCCGCACCGAATGTTAGGATCGGCCCCTGCATTTAGTAAAATTGTCAAACACCCTGAATTATCATTAATAGCAGCTGCATGTAGGGGGGTTCTCCCCCAACTGTCCTGCGAGTTCAGGAAGGCCTGTTGGCCCCCTTCTAGCAAGTCCATGAGTAAATGTGTGTTGTCCCATAACGCGGCCTTAAAACAAcaatcaaattttgcaaattaacTAGTTAAAGGAACGAACCTGGTGTAGGAGCCGGCCTGGAAAATCTTCGTCTTCAGGCGAAGAATCCAACATTGTGGCGATCGATAACGCTCCCAACACCTACATTACACAAACGCGGAAACTAACACAATTTCGTGCAAAAACCGCGAAGCGTTTCAACGATAATAATTTCGCAACGATtgagaaatacaaaaatgtcctTATTTTGACTGCTGGATTAGAGGTTAGTTTAATTGTCGCAACGACAAGCAACCTAACAACGCCAAAAGCCACCCCTTGCACCCACTTTTCGAACGGGCTCTAGGGAAATTTCTGTTTGGTGAGTTACCGAGCCAGGTTACTCTTGTTTTGTTTGGCGGGTTGCCTAAAAGTTGTTCCTGCATTcttgaaatattttcttttattggtCTGGACGGAAGTGTAAAATGTTCTAAAGTGGTAACAAACGGCTAAATATAATACTTTCTGCCGATTTCTAGTAAGTAGAGGTGTTGGTTTGTAAAGTTTTAAAGTTGGGGGGGCCCAATAGAACAATGAATGAAGCTGCTGCTCTGCCCCATGGACCCCCAATGAACATTCTGCCACCGACACCAGCAGGTTTGGAGTCTTTGTACACGCTATGTAGGAAAATTTACCCCGATCAAGCCAACCCCCTTCAAGTCACGGCCCTCATCAAGTACTGGCAAgtgatttttgcaataaaattacataattcgTTTAATTTAACGTACATGTAATTATTTTGGCAATTGCCGGGCTTATAATTGTGCGAAAtttccattaaattaaaatttgactcAGGTTCTATTTATAGTCACTTCCTGTTTTTTCTGTCTGCTTCCCTTGTATGTAAACAGGGGAGCTgacctattttatttttaaacgaggGGATACTTTTTTATAGGCTGGGAGGGCCCGATCCTTTAGATTACATATCAATGTATGCAAATCCAGGCATTCCACAAGAAAACATTCCTCCACATTGGCACTACATAAGGTAGCAATCTTTtaagtgaaatatttaataaacgaaaattttagttttggtCTCTCAGACCTTCACGGTGACGGGCGAGTGCACGACGTGTCAGGAGCTAATGGTGTTTCAGGTTTTGGTTTTGAGCTAACATTTAGGCTAAAACGGGAGCCTGAAGAGACGGCACCGCCCACCTGGCCCGCAACTTTAATGCAATCTTTAGCGAAATACGTTTTTCAGTCAGGCAACACTCTTTGTGCTGGTGACCACGTTTCCTGGCACTGCGCGTTAGATAGCAGCGAGTCACGAATACAGCACATGTTGATGACCACAGACGTGCATTTGAAGTCAATACAGACGCCTTTTGGTTCTGTCGATTTCGTCCAAATTGTTGGTATTTGCGCCGAGGAGCTGAAAGCAGCCCAGCAGTGGAACGGGGCCGGGGTGCTTGATATGATAACTAGAATACCGTCGTAAATCGCACCACCAATCACGTTTTCGTAAAACTTAAGTCTGGGTTTTAGTGCTGGGGGGCCTTGGTTTATCACGGATATGAGGCGAGGGGAGAGCATTTTTGAGCTTGATTTAAACGCGCACGAGGAAGTCGAGCGAGGGTTTGAGTTAGAGGGCTCCAATTTGAGCGGAGTCAGCGCTAGGTGTTCATGGGTTGAGCAAGACCCTGCTCGTATTGACATAATGCATTTGAAAGAAAAGTCCGATTGTGACAATTTCCAAGCTCAAGAGGACGTAACTCTGTTAAATTCACCTCAAAAACCGCTACAGAGTGGCAACTTTGAACAAAACCGCTCCAGTAGCACCAATTTCAAAATGGACGAGTCAACTGAGTTGTTGCACATAAAGAAATTAGAGGGCGTCCatttggtttttaatttgGAGGCTG
Proteins encoded:
- the Lrrk gene encoding leucine-rich repeat serine/threonine-protein kinase 1 isoform X4 — encoded protein: MAPSGASTLLFTACQTGCKDIVKVLLDHGADGRYHPVTKYSPLYIACHYGHRDIVEMLLLRFPELIQQHTVERWLPIHASAINGHVDVLELLFHFPYPSHVLRKFRDGSEQWEYFMPFDINERDATGQNILYMACLVGNKKLLDVILKFKVKATRIQADDEVTPVSESSVVLSPTKRRISDGIQSILSKLNLSRDNSSESDVDPNSSMICPLRIDMYCNNNTETALHAAIKGKHYDIALALLNAGANSNAVIKAYHDLENLSCCSVEEDSNYGQSTGLVEACRNRDVPIVDLLLKYGARDDECKALSVAVQNKDETLTAKLLSTKAHPDPEFKINKKAMTENVNSSQFTIFSNVTNLTYSALFPNTPTMINWHNQRCNLTQIRTQWLTDAALHLNQKLKQNPRSYDIALYAITRLDVSNNNLTSIPLAVFQLYSLRYLNIGQNKIEKLPTPVASPTKKGVRKKNANEELNYSCPVLEELYLQDNRLDHIPDAIFRLPSLVTLVVSNNKLQQLSYNMWLAPKLKELNASFNLLKELPTNMSETQEECDKMSVSSSDSQLSSHCDHDSESEVRCDFDLDSKYLSSDENSQCVKYRKKERSFIQFDLAKHHIWSKNVEVTEQILHTDETVTEQSSKLSALNLAHNLFTSIPVVLPCLAVNLTRLNMAFNSLRSMSHITSYPSSLKQLDLSHNQITCWPSLPQVEAQDVMELANIACYASSVGSREKVSGIAARRQPGRSVRNTVLHSVCSHRRHLKLDSLRTLILADNQLSRIQLSTDDDGDVSAVEEDDLERRKEINTHFEDDFICVSFSKVVGNPAAGKARLMFPNLSMLDVSNNNLKEIPININELSNLSVLNISGNLDVNELPPQMGLLSRLWNLNTRGCSLQDPLKSMIDSKKYKTMDIVGYLKSVLEDARPYARMKLMIVGVQGIGKTSLLEQLRQEGITRKRPEHWAKRMGNKNINVKTSRGTNMSTVGVDIGDWVYEKKVRNQSSHGPVIFRTWDFGGQKEYYATHQYFLSKRSLYLVVWRITDGHRGINEILQWLVNIQARAPNSPVIIVGTHYDVVQECNPNISEEYQQLIRDKFINIVDAEKCGLPRVLDTIEISCRTRHNVKLLCNLIYDTVFSLRPPGSKELLLEQKVPATYLALEDVVNHIAAERRVNGLDPVLNAEQYRTIVTTEMQQRFNRVFRDWAELHQATLFLHDNGVLLHYDDATLKDLYFLDPQWLCDMLAHVVTIREINPFARSGVMKLDDLKHIFKASSIGPMDARGYIVNLLNKFEVALTWDSRTLLIPSLLPSEEDILLAQLYPGQFHPLVKVKVPLRSRGWAIRNKKITVSPKSVLYRDTGAQGKFQMSLPSTSSSKSEEIEEEAKYQVTSSSTDQSITRLLLMSYFPSGFWSRLISRILADDTIIDIIRSFFILPKEVAQDLDLVKLLDLKAEWVLWQTGLQLKYGDITLFRMREILHNSSSYYRQLKFRLKQDGVWCDVDLQNSSILEIHFPVDSLVIKPVTSATTDLSKYTLKTDLVINCTPESTAQLLALAVDHVDILLEDWYPTLGTRFVHTSEGKFLVTRLVPCPRCLQQSSDIDPNFPNTPDVAPNKNFLEAVNQMDAEGDRYRIRKSQESYTSECDSGVGPDSTGSSRMPSMEGHPGVQTEDVNANNQLYYSWMVEECILASYGTKCVVCPAHGDVSLARIAPDTIFLDLGERYIIRSENVKRGRLLGRGAFGFVFKGTCKVRGSNTMIDVAMKMLQPVPPGPNARQSAIVAYKAAQGKWDRDPLQYACKAYCTARQELNILLSLRHPNIVPFVGVCTSPLAIVLDLAPQGALDLVLRHYRRSGAKVGPYTLQAIILQVAKAIEYLHRQHIIYRDLKSENVLVWEMPPPFVDHPDHPVHIKVADYGISRLTLPSGAKGFGGTEGFMAPEIMRYNGEEEYTEKVDCFSFGMFIYELLTLHQPFEGHESVKECILEGGRPPLTYRETLYPSYFLDLMVLCWSQQPKDRPSASQIVSIASAPEFTHLSDVTSLKHEASVVATASAAVTHITDDGLSGSEMWLMCSNSRIDLLLAADRGWLQYHTMALPIRATAACTVANAVWIGDYSGNLHAYSASDGYRLFSYALETEPNTQVEALLYLPPLKRVACALSNGRLFLVNSEAVPTTPTAAEGTFVMTELGSNSVINCLCAIFKDGGAVCELWCGESNGQISIFIIKDHVVAGRETMNHYQPIIEQVNVMNLIAADNHVWSYVRPGCIIYQWDQKNRTIINKLDCSKLVPCSESLKSIAIEEHLSPTNCQVTSLAVLNEELYIGTTWGCVIIAERATLRPITIFRPYEEEVKAIVPLAMCKSINESHDNTPLIATIGRGYRNLLSRYTDVPVSTGHSLQSPMSNAPVVANKQNMFVLLWRAEHWNAV